The window TACCGGCTGGTGAAGAACTACGGGCTCCGGCCGACCGTGCTCCGCCGGATCATCTCCCTTGCCGGCAGCGACGCGCTGTCGGCCGCCCGCGACGTGGTCGCCGGCGACGCCACCCCGACGAACTGGTTCGGCACCGGCCGCGACGTGGTCGTGGGGACGGCCACCGGCTACTCCGACGGGCTGGTGGCCCGCGCCCGGGACCGGAGCCCCGAGCGGAACCCGCACGGCTGCTCGAAACGGGCCGACCGGGCGGTGGCGACGTACGACCGACGGTAGCCGGGCCACGAATGGCGCACTCAGGGCGCGGAGACCGAGCGTCCGGGAGTTTATGCCGGATCACGCGGCCACAGCGCGTGTGGTCTGAGGCTCGCCCCGCGCCGGGAAGCGATAGTCCGGCACGTCGGCGCGGGGACGGCGGTGTGCCGGCTGTTCGTAACTTCCGGTTTGCCTGTCGGTGGTCTCCCCATCACGACTCGCCGGGGCCGAGTCCGGGAACGACCCGCGAGGGGTTCGTCGAGAACGCCCGCCGCATCGCGTCCTCCGAGACGTCGAGGGTCAGGATCTCCATCACGCCGACGTTCGGATGCACCTCCGGGGCGCCGCTCCCGAAGAGTACCCGGTCGGGATGTTCCAACAGCGCCCGCTCCAACACGCTCCGGAACCGGACCTGGGCGGTATCGAGGTAGAGCCGGTCGTGCCCGTCGAGGAGGTCGATCGCGTCGGTCATAAGGTCGCGGTCCAGCGGGTAGCCGCCGAACCCGGCCAGGATCACGGGGATGTCGTGGTCGAGCAGCGTCTCCGCGACCGCGGCCGGCGGGAACGCCCGCCCGGCGTGGACGACCAGCGGCAGCCCCACGTCCGCGAGCTGTTCGAGGGTCTCCGCGTCAGGAACCCCGTCGGCCGCGGGCGCGAGCGTGAACCCGTGGAACCGGTCGTCGTAGGCGTACTGCTCGACGTCCTCGGGGCTGGTGTGATAGTCAGCGCGGGAGGCCGCCAGGTTCCGAAGCCGGCTCGACGCTCCCGATCCCGGGTCGCGGGGGCCGTTGATCCGGCCGAACGCGAGGAACGGCCGGTCAACGCTCAGCCGGGCCACGGCGTTGTTGGCCCGAAGATACCCCTCCCCAGCGGGGCGTTCCCCGGGCGCGACCACTGCACGCACGACCCCGGCCCGCCGGAGCTCGCGTTCGAGGACCTCGGGCGTCGTCTCGCGCCCACGGCTCGCGACCTCGGCCTCGTCAGTCGGATCGAGCCGGGCGTGGACGTCGACGACCCTGAACCCGTGGTTCAACTCCAGCATCGTGGCGTACTGTCGGACCGACGCAAATATAGCTTGGCGACACGCCGCCGGCTCACGCCTCGGTCAGTCGGACCTCGTCACCCGGGGCCAGTCCGAACGCGTCGGCACCGCGGCCGCGGTTGACGTCGCACTCCACGAACCCGTGACTGCCGACCGTCACCAGCCGCTCGCCGGCGTCGACGTCGGCGAACGCCCGCACGACGGCTGCTTCCGTTCCGTTGACGGAGAGCGTCCCCCCCTCGCGGCCGTCGAGGAACGATCCCGGAACGTTCGTGATCGCGTTCCCGAAGTCGTCGACGACGAGGACCTCCCCGCTGGCGGCGCCTGCCGTCACCTCGGCTTCGGGGAACCGGCAGTCGACGACCGCCCCGGCAGCGTCGTCCGGAGCGACGGACTCCAGCGGCGCGATCGCGTCGAGGGATTCGACCGCGTCGACGCCGACCTCGTGGACCGCGGCAGCGGCGGGGGCGAACACGTCGCGGCCGTGGAAGGTCGACGAGGCCGGATCGGCGTACTCGTAGCGGAAACATTCTACAGCGATGTCTGCCTCCGCGGCGATCCGGCGGGCGGCCGGCAGCGCGACGCCGTTGTCGGGGGCGACGATCGCGTGCCCGCCGACGCGGACGACAACCGCGTCACGGTCGGTCCCGACCCCGGGATCAACCACCACCAGGTGGACCGCCGGCGGGAAGTACGGCAGCGTCTCCCGGCACCAGAAGGCCGCCGCACGGACGTCCTGGCGGGGAAGGTCGTGGGCGATGTCGACGAGTCGGGCGTCCGTCCGTCGGAGGACGACCCCCTTCATCGCGGCGGGGTACGGCGAGCCGAAGTCGGAGGTGAGGGTGAGCATCGGTCTACTCGGGGTCGGCCGCGTCGCCGTTGGCGTCGGTGTCGCTGATCCGCTGGATCCGCTCGATGCCGTCGATCTCCTCGATCACGTCGACGACCGTCGTCGGGACGAGGCTCCGCCAGTCGCCGCCCTCGATCATCCGCTCGCGGAGCTCCGCGCCCTCTAAGACGTCCCGGTTGAACATCGGCGACTGCCGCACCTCGACGCCGGCCTCGGAGAACAGCTGGATCACCAAGGGGTTATTCGAGTAGGCAACGTCGAACGCGGGCGACATACTCTCGACGTGGCTCACCCACACGGAGTTTCGGTCGAGATCCTCGATCGGAACCGCGTAGGTCGTGACGTCGAGGTCGGCGACGGACTTCGTCACCATCATCACGCGCTCGCCCGCGGTGAACGGGTTCCGCGGGGTGTGGGAGTCGCCGGCGGACCCGATCCCGAGCACGAGCTCGTCGACCTCCGCTGCGATCTCCGTTACCATCCGGTGGTGGCCGTCGTGGTAGGGCTGGAACCGGCCGATGTAGAACCCCCGCATACCTCGCGTGACGGCCGCATCATTTATAAATACCCCGAGATCGGTCAACCCCAAAATATGCGGTACAAAACGGTTTAAACGTCGGATCTTGCAGTGCGGAACCGGTGCACGCGGGGAGAAAGTATATGAGTCGCCCGACCTTCCGTACAGATAGCGAATCATTCTATGAGTAACGACACGGAAGAGGACGAACACGCCCCCGAAGAGGGGGGCGGCGTCACCGAGGACGACCCCGAGTCGCCGCCGGAGCGCGAGGACCGGCTCCCCGAGGGGATCGCCGACGACCCCGAAGACGGGATCGACCCCGGCGACCGGCCGGGGAGCCGCAACGGCCACTCCGACGGCGAGACCGACGGAACGATCGACGACCTCGGGAGCGACGTCGAGGTCGACGCCGAAGTCGCAGACGATATCGGCGAGGACGACCTGCTGGGCGGGTTGAAGATCGACTCCACCGACGAGATCGATGTCCCCGACCGGCTGGTCGACCAGGTCATCGGGCAGGAACACGCTCGCGACGTGGTGATGAAGGCCGCAAAGCAGCGGCGCCACGTGATGATGATCGGCTCGCCCGGAACCGGCAAGTCGATGCTGGCGAAGGCGATGTCCGAACTGCTGCCGCCCGAGGAGCTTCAGGACGTCCTCGTCTACCACAACCCCGACGACGGGAACAACCCGAAGGTGCGGACCGTTCCCGCCGGCAAGGGCGACCAGATCGTCGAGGCCCACAAGGAGGAGGCCCGGAAGCGCAACCAGATGCGGTCGTTCCTGATGTGGATCATCATCGCGATCGTCATCGGGTACTCGTTCATCATCGCGGGCCAGATCCTGCTGGGGATCCTCGCGGCCGGGGTCATCTACCTCGCGTTCCGCTACGGCTCCCGCGGTAGCGACGCGATGGTGCCGAACCTCATCGTCAACAACGCCGACACGACGACCGCGCCGTTCGAGGACGCGACGGGCGCCCACGCCGGCGCGCTGCTCGGCGACGTCCGGCACGACCCGTTCCAGTCCGGCGGGATGGAGACGCCGAGCCACGACCGCGTCGAGCCCGGCGCCATCCACAAGGCCAACAAGGGCGTGTTGTTCGTCGACGAGATCAACACGCTGGACATCCGCAGCCAGCAGCACCTGATGACGGCGATCCAGGAGGGCGAGTTCCACATCACGGGCCAGTCCGAGCGCTCCTCGGGCGCGATGGTCCAGACCGAGCCCGTTCCGACGGACTTCATTATGATCGCTGCGGGGAACCTCGACGCGATGGAGAACATGCACCCCGCGCTGCGCTCGCGGATCAAGGGCTACGGGTACGAGGTGTACATGGACGACACGATCGAGGACACCCCCGATATGCGCCGGAAGTACGCCCGGTTCGTGGCCCAGGAGGTCAGCAAGGACGGACGGCTGCCGGAGTACTCCGCGGAGGCGATCGAGGAGGTCATCCTCGAGGCCCGGCGCCGCGCCGGCCGGAAGGGGCACCTCACGCTGAAGCTCCGGAACCTGGGCGGCTTGGTCCGGGTTGCGGGCGACATCGCCCGCTCGGAGGACGCCGACTTCGTCACCCGCGATCACGTGCTCCAGGCGAAGGGCCGGAGCCGGTCGATCGAACAGCAGCTCGCCGACGACTACATCGAGCGCCGGAAGGACTACGAACTCCAGGTCTCGGAGGGCTACCAGGTCGGCCGCGTCAACGGCCTCGCCGTGATGGGCGAGGACTCGGGGATCATGCTCCCCGTGATGGCCGAGGTGACGCCCTCCCAGGGCCCCGGCGAGGTCATCGCCACCGGCCAGCTGAAGGAGATGGCCCAGGAGGCAGTCTCGAACGTCTCGGCGATCATCAAGAAGTTCTCCGACGAGAACATCTCCGAGAAGGACATCCACATCCAGTTCGTCCAGACCGGCCAGCAGGGCGTCGACGGTGACTCCGCGTCGATCACGGTCGCGACGGCGGTGATCTCGGCGCTGGAGGACGTCGGCGTCGACCAGTCGCTGGCGATGACCGGCAGCCTGTCGGTCCGGGGGGACGTGCTCCCGGTCGGCGGGGTGACCCACAAGATCGAGGCCGCCGCGAAGTCGGGGTGTGACCGCGTGATCATCCCCGCGGCGAATATGCAGGACGTAATGATCGAGGAGGAGTACGAGGAGATGGTCGAGATCATCCCGGTCTCGCACATCAGCGAGGTCCTCGACATCGCCCTCGAAGGGGAACCCGAGA of the Halobellus ruber genome contains:
- a CDS encoding nicotinamide-nucleotide adenylyltransferase, with product MRGFYIGRFQPYHDGHHRMVTEIAAEVDELVLGIGSAGDSHTPRNPFTAGERVMMVTKSVADLDVTTYAVPIEDLDRNSVWVSHVESMSPAFDVAYSNNPLVIQLFSEAGVEVRQSPMFNRDVLEGAELRERMIEGGDWRSLVPTTVVDVIEEIDGIERIQRISDTDANGDAADPE
- a CDS encoding amidohydrolase family protein, translating into MLELNHGFRVVDVHARLDPTDEAEVASRGRETTPEVLERELRRAGVVRAVVAPGERPAGEGYLRANNAVARLSVDRPFLAFGRINGPRDPGSGASSRLRNLAASRADYHTSPEDVEQYAYDDRFHGFTLAPAADGVPDAETLEQLADVGLPLVVHAGRAFPPAAVAETLLDHDIPVILAGFGGYPLDRDLMTDAIDLLDGHDRLYLDTAQVRFRSVLERALLEHPDRVLFGSGAPEVHPNVGVMEILTLDVSEDAMRRAFSTNPSRVVPGLGPGES
- the lonB gene encoding ATP-dependent protease LonB, coding for MSNDTEEDEHAPEEGGGVTEDDPESPPEREDRLPEGIADDPEDGIDPGDRPGSRNGHSDGETDGTIDDLGSDVEVDAEVADDIGEDDLLGGLKIDSTDEIDVPDRLVDQVIGQEHARDVVMKAAKQRRHVMMIGSPGTGKSMLAKAMSELLPPEELQDVLVYHNPDDGNNPKVRTVPAGKGDQIVEAHKEEARKRNQMRSFLMWIIIAIVIGYSFIIAGQILLGILAAGVIYLAFRYGSRGSDAMVPNLIVNNADTTTAPFEDATGAHAGALLGDVRHDPFQSGGMETPSHDRVEPGAIHKANKGVLFVDEINTLDIRSQQHLMTAIQEGEFHITGQSERSSGAMVQTEPVPTDFIMIAAGNLDAMENMHPALRSRIKGYGYEVYMDDTIEDTPDMRRKYARFVAQEVSKDGRLPEYSAEAIEEVILEARRRAGRKGHLTLKLRNLGGLVRVAGDIARSEDADFVTRDHVLQAKGRSRSIEQQLADDYIERRKDYELQVSEGYQVGRVNGLAVMGEDSGIMLPVMAEVTPSQGPGEVIATGQLKEMAQEAVSNVSAIIKKFSDENISEKDIHIQFVQTGQQGVDGDSASITVATAVISALEDVGVDQSLAMTGSLSVRGDVLPVGGVTHKIEAAAKSGCDRVIIPAANMQDVMIEEEYEEMVEIIPVSHISEVLDIALEGEPEKDSLVARLKSITGSALSKGETVSGPSSPSPQ
- a CDS encoding SAM hydrolase/SAM-dependent halogenase family protein, with the translated sequence MLTLTSDFGSPYPAAMKGVVLRRTDARLVDIAHDLPRQDVRAAAFWCRETLPYFPPAVHLVVVDPGVGTDRDAVVVRVGGHAIVAPDNGVALPAARRIAAEADIAVECFRYEYADPASSTFHGRDVFAPAAAAVHEVGVDAVESLDAIAPLESVAPDDAAGAVVDCRFPEAEVTAGAASGEVLVVDDFGNAITNVPGSFLDGREGGTLSVNGTEAAVVRAFADVDAGERLVTVGSHGFVECDVNRGRGADAFGLAPGDEVRLTEA